A section of the Marinoscillum sp. 108 genome encodes:
- a CDS encoding S8 family serine peptidase, with the protein MENLKSYTPLRKNANGNRQKASVLDGLFKVVVDPSTDIAALCASLHKYANVSYAEPIYAAQLLYVPDDPESTTPNQEYLSVIRAFEAWDVTKGSSDIVIGISDTGLNLTHDDIKSKLYTNTNDPMNGLDDDENGYVDDFQGYDFADNDSLPKCDDSFHGNRVGGLAGAATDNGFGMAGVGFNTMISPLKVYSTALKFINSGYESILYAADNGYDVINLSWGGPNSYSQANQDIITYAAVEKNVVIVAAAGNTPEDIRFYPASYDHVLSVAASNLNDTKASFSTYNYDVDLMAPGNTIYSTDSGNGFAKDNGTSYSAPMVAGAAALVKSVFPDLNSLQIMQQLRVTSDPVYTTGTNQTYEGKLGYGRLNVSNAVREDSAKSIRLENLVYDNGNGNYAFYGDTIVLSFEAKNYLFPTDSATLSFTSASSHVEIIRETIYLGAMNTLESDSIQEKIFVIAKDTPPGTDLEIKVSITDGSYIDFQYIELTTDPDRLDLNNDQFSITLSGNGDLGFISDGYYNGVGFQWDDQLIAAKMGVAVSLDRSHVSDNFPDSIYTNTKASDFVAISPIRFAHHTTPDLHATSVFRDDSAATPLEIVMEQNTLTNRGANFLIQEYRLMNNATESREGLACSFYLDWEIFNTMQNRSFYDTESKTLITYNLDSSVVVGLLTYYDSLPRAQSLDLDVYNGNEQDVQMHYTDSVKYALAREVRFDSAGWQGNGNNVSVMLTHDSIALAPSKSRRVAYFMGLSHSFEGLAAVMDSARQVYEEYLNLPVLLERYVSCQGASVSIAPASGEVFRFFSDPLGENIIGEGDTLKTGAIVSDTTFYVANLDSGYEGSIQRIEIALLAQIADFQMSTDTLFLDNSVNSVTFTDLSFDPASWYWDFDNGSQITTQNATVYFRDPGVYTISLTIETNSGCTQTITKELLVANRPPLPDIEDQQVCADQDFTVSAPNADSIAVYLDGSSPTPLQEGPSITLEGISSDTAYYFTNTSGPFESLRKRVYFSINHANATFEYLPDTLNEATGVLFINTSPESASAQWYVDGLLKSELDTFYMEVRKASYEITLSITNTTGCANATTQSVTFATSPLPMAENQLICTGSNLLLEPNNGEWFAFYANEALSHLIKKGRNLTIAELKKDTTIYVTGLDSILPSAAIPVEITVALPQFSIVATPDTLYLSEQSTTSFSTNNDELIGWDWYIDNTPTETTSHPILYFDTEGVYDIVLNATGPMGCTNSDTLKYPVYQSRPEVLLGVDDSQQVIYPNPTTGDLFIVVTAPTEVTISDVSGRIMQKIYLEESALIDLNHLPKDIYLLTLKSQKEISNHRVIFK; encoded by the coding sequence ATGGAAAATCTCAAATCTTATACTCCACTGAGAAAAAACGCAAACGGGAATCGTCAAAAAGCCTCTGTGTTGGATGGACTCTTCAAGGTGGTGGTGGACCCATCCACGGACATAGCGGCATTATGTGCATCACTTCACAAGTACGCAAACGTGAGCTATGCCGAACCTATTTACGCAGCGCAACTCCTGTATGTCCCCGATGATCCTGAATCCACCACTCCCAATCAGGAATATCTGAGTGTAATCAGGGCGTTTGAAGCCTGGGACGTCACCAAGGGATCGTCAGATATCGTGATTGGCATCTCAGACACCGGACTTAACCTGACCCATGATGACATCAAAAGCAAGCTCTACACCAATACCAATGACCCGATGAACGGTCTGGATGATGACGAAAATGGCTATGTTGATGATTTTCAGGGCTACGATTTCGCTGACAATGATAGCTTACCGAAATGTGATGACAGCTTCCATGGCAACCGAGTGGGAGGCCTGGCTGGCGCTGCCACCGACAATGGATTTGGGATGGCCGGAGTAGGTTTCAATACCATGATAAGTCCTCTTAAGGTCTACAGTACAGCTTTAAAGTTCATCAATTCTGGCTATGAGTCCATTCTATATGCTGCTGATAATGGCTATGATGTCATTAATCTTTCATGGGGTGGCCCCAATAGCTACAGTCAGGCCAATCAGGACATCATCACTTACGCTGCAGTGGAAAAAAATGTGGTTATTGTAGCCGCCGCAGGCAATACCCCGGAAGACATTCGCTTCTACCCTGCCAGTTATGATCATGTATTATCAGTCGCTGCCAGCAATCTCAATGACACCAAAGCTTCCTTTTCAACTTACAATTATGATGTAGACCTGATGGCCCCAGGCAACACCATCTATTCCACCGATAGTGGCAATGGTTTTGCAAAAGACAATGGCACTTCCTATAGTGCACCTATGGTGGCGGGTGCTGCAGCTTTGGTTAAGAGTGTTTTTCCTGATTTGAACTCCCTTCAGATCATGCAGCAACTCAGAGTAACCTCAGATCCCGTTTACACTACTGGCACCAATCAAACCTATGAAGGCAAGTTGGGATATGGTCGACTGAACGTCAGCAACGCGGTGCGCGAGGACAGCGCCAAATCCATCAGGCTCGAGAATTTAGTATACGACAATGGAAATGGGAATTATGCCTTCTACGGTGACACTATAGTCCTTAGCTTTGAGGCCAAAAATTACCTTTTCCCTACGGATAGCGCTACCCTCTCATTTACTTCTGCATCTTCACATGTAGAAATTATTCGGGAAACCATTTATCTGGGAGCGATGAATACCCTTGAATCAGACTCTATTCAAGAAAAGATTTTTGTGATCGCTAAAGACACTCCTCCGGGCACAGACCTGGAAATTAAGGTCAGCATTACAGATGGAAGCTATATCGATTTTCAATACATTGAATTAACAACCGACCCGGATCGCCTTGACCTGAATAATGACCAATTTTCCATTACCCTCAGCGGTAATGGTGATCTTGGTTTTATCTCAGATGGCTATTACAATGGTGTGGGGTTTCAGTGGGATGACCAACTGATCGCCGCAAAAATGGGCGTTGCGGTATCTCTGGATAGAAGTCACGTTTCTGATAACTTCCCTGACAGCATCTACACCAACACCAAAGCGAGTGATTTCGTGGCCATAAGCCCGATAAGGTTTGCCCACCATACAACTCCCGATTTACACGCCACCAGCGTATTCAGGGATGATTCTGCCGCTACTCCACTGGAGATCGTCATGGAGCAAAACACCCTAACCAATAGGGGCGCCAATTTTCTGATTCAGGAGTATCGGCTCATGAATAATGCAACTGAATCAAGGGAAGGACTGGCCTGTAGTTTCTATCTGGACTGGGAAATATTTAATACCATGCAAAACCGATCCTTTTATGATACTGAGTCCAAAACCCTCATTACGTATAATCTGGATAGCTCAGTGGTAGTTGGCCTCCTTACCTATTACGATAGCTTACCCCGGGCTCAATCTCTGGATTTGGATGTCTATAATGGGAACGAGCAAGATGTACAGATGCATTACACCGATAGTGTAAAATATGCTTTGGCCAGAGAGGTTCGCTTTGACAGTGCCGGATGGCAGGGCAATGGAAACAATGTCTCGGTGATGCTCACACATGACTCCATAGCACTCGCTCCTTCCAAAAGTCGCAGAGTGGCCTACTTTATGGGGCTCTCACATAGTTTTGAGGGCTTGGCTGCTGTCATGGATAGTGCCAGACAAGTCTATGAAGAATATCTAAATCTACCAGTGCTCTTGGAGCGATATGTGAGTTGCCAGGGGGCTTCGGTGTCTATTGCTCCAGCATCTGGTGAGGTCTTTCGCTTTTTCAGTGATCCCCTTGGGGAAAACATCATTGGAGAGGGGGACACCCTCAAAACCGGCGCCATTGTTAGTGACACCACTTTTTATGTTGCCAACCTGGATTCAGGCTATGAAGGAAGCATTCAGCGAATAGAAATTGCTCTTCTGGCTCAAATCGCTGACTTTCAGATGTCTACCGACACGCTTTTTCTTGACAACTCCGTCAACTCCGTCACCTTTACAGATTTGAGCTTCGACCCTGCCTCCTGGTATTGGGATTTTGACAATGGAAGCCAGATCACAACACAAAATGCTACAGTCTATTTCAGGGACCCCGGTGTATATACTATTTCGCTAACCATTGAGACCAACTCTGGTTGTACGCAAACCATCACCAAAGAATTGCTGGTGGCCAATAGACCTCCGTTACCTGACATTGAAGATCAGCAGGTTTGCGCTGATCAGGATTTCACGGTAAGTGCTCCAAATGCAGATAGCATTGCCGTATACCTTGACGGCAGCAGCCCTACTCCTTTGCAGGAGGGCCCATCTATCACCCTGGAAGGAATTTCTTCAGACACCGCCTACTATTTCACCAACACCTCAGGCCCTTTTGAAAGTTTAAGAAAGCGAGTGTATTTCAGTATTAACCACGCCAATGCAACATTTGAGTATCTTCCGGATACCCTGAATGAAGCAACCGGTGTCCTCTTCATCAACACCTCACCGGAATCTGCCTCAGCTCAATGGTATGTGGATGGCCTGCTGAAATCTGAGTTAGACACTTTTTATATGGAAGTACGAAAAGCCAGTTATGAAATAACGCTGAGTATCACCAATACTACGGGTTGTGCGAACGCTACCACACAGTCTGTCACCTTTGCCACTTCTCCCCTGCCTATGGCAGAAAATCAGTTGATCTGTACAGGAAGTAATCTTCTATTGGAGCCCAATAACGGAGAATGGTTTGCGTTTTACGCAAACGAAGCACTTTCCCATTTGATCAAAAAAGGTCGAAATCTGACGATTGCGGAGCTTAAGAAAGACACAACGATTTACGTTACCGGTCTGGACAGCATACTTCCCTCAGCAGCGATCCCGGTGGAAATAACTGTAGCCCTTCCTCAGTTTAGTATTGTTGCTACTCCTGACACGCTATACCTTTCTGAGCAAAGTACCACCTCATTTAGCACCAACAATGATGAATTGATCGGTTGGGATTGGTACATCGACAATACCCCAACTGAAACCACAAGTCACCCCATACTGTATTTCGACACTGAGGGTGTTTATGATATCGTATTAAATGCAACAGGCCCTATGGGATGTACCAATAGCGATACGCTGAAGTATCCGGTATATCAATCCAGGCCAGAAGTCCTTCTCGGTGTGGACGACTCCCAGCAGGTGATCTACCCTAACCCTACAACAGGAGATCTTTTTATAGTGGTGACCGCTCCTACCGAGGTAACGATCAGTGATGTCTCAGGAAGGATTATGCAAAAGATCTACCTGGAAGAAAGTGCCCTGATTGACTTAAATCACCTCCCAAAGGATATTTACCTCCTAACACTCAAATCACAAAAAGAGATAAGTAACCATCGAGTGATCTTTAAATAA
- a CDS encoding PadR family transcriptional regulator, with protein MYSKELLKGTIGVMVLKLLEENDRMYGYEISQRVKALTDGKILLKDGSLYPALHKLLKDGILGYEEQRIGKRVRKYYFLTSKGKKEKDVLMAEMKDFILTIQKVIFNEFNPGLVP; from the coding sequence ATGTATTCAAAAGAATTGCTGAAAGGAACAATAGGGGTGATGGTATTGAAGTTGCTCGAAGAAAATGACCGGATGTATGGGTATGAAATTTCTCAGCGGGTAAAGGCGCTGACGGATGGTAAAATCCTCCTCAAGGATGGTTCATTGTATCCGGCGCTGCACAAGCTCCTCAAGGATGGAATACTCGGATACGAGGAGCAGCGTATAGGGAAGCGGGTGCGCAAGTACTATTTCCTCACCAGCAAGGGAAAAAAGGAGAAGGATGTTTTGATGGCTGAGATGAAGGATTTCATTCTGACCATCCAGAAAGTAATTTTTAATGAATTTAACCCGGGACTAGTACCATGA
- a CDS encoding dihydrofolate reductase: MIISMIAAMGTNRAIGKDNDIPWHLPDDFQYFKQTTEGHHVIMGRKNFESLPPRFRPLPNRPNVVITRKDFFDAEGSQVVNSLEAALQIARENNEPEAFIIGGGQIYQMGLEVADKIYLTEIDGTFDGDTFFPEFDHQLWKETSRLHHPVDEKHKFAFDFVIYEKK; the protein is encoded by the coding sequence ATGATCATATCCATGATAGCCGCCATGGGCACCAACAGAGCAATAGGGAAAGACAATGACATTCCCTGGCACCTGCCGGATGATTTTCAGTATTTCAAACAAACCACTGAAGGTCATCATGTGATCATGGGCCGGAAGAATTTCGAATCCCTTCCGCCAAGGTTTCGCCCCTTACCCAACCGGCCAAATGTTGTAATCACAAGGAAAGATTTTTTTGATGCTGAAGGATCTCAGGTAGTCAACAGCCTGGAAGCAGCACTGCAGATAGCCAGGGAAAACAACGAACCTGAAGCATTCATCATTGGAGGAGGTCAGATCTATCAGATGGGGCTTGAGGTAGCCGATAAGATCTACCTTACGGAGATCGACGGTACCTTTGACGGTGATACTTTTTTTCCTGAGTTTGATCATCAACTCTGGAAAGAAACATCCAGACTACATCATCCGGTGGACGAAAAGCACAAGTTTGCTTTCGATTTTGTAATTTATGAGAAAAAGTAA
- a CDS encoding FtsX-like permease family protein has product MSLPYFISRRISKNKTGSFSTVINKIAVVSIAVALAALICTFMILKGFEDTIKQKIYSFSGHLIISKYTLSTSFENSSIVVEDSLMNGLRALPGVDYLQTYAYKAGLLKTNDEVQGVILKGLDQSFDTTAFAMHMVDGHFPKFPEEGYGTEVALSTKIANYLSLKVGDEVLVFFIQNPPRYRNLKITGIYETGLEDFDEKVILGDINLVRRINGWGENTIGGIEVFLNDPETMDEAETMVFEATSSDLYVDKVSDKYVQIFDWLRLLNRNVVIFFSLVLFVAAFNMVSILLILIMERTQMIGVLKSLGAANGLLRRIFFVNGLGLIVRGVFWGNLLGLSFCWIQDRYKLIPLDPANYYMNHVPIQFDPTAVILLNLFVIVMTAIALFIPLSVISRINPIKSIRFD; this is encoded by the coding sequence TTGAGTCTTCCGTATTTCATATCCCGACGTATCTCCAAAAATAAGACCGGATCCTTCTCCACGGTGATCAATAAGATAGCTGTGGTGAGTATTGCAGTGGCTCTGGCAGCGTTGATCTGCACCTTTATGATTTTGAAAGGGTTTGAGGATACCATCAAGCAGAAGATTTACAGCTTCAGCGGACATTTGATTATCAGCAAATACACACTTTCCACTTCTTTTGAAAACTCGTCGATAGTGGTGGAAGATTCCTTGATGAATGGACTGAGGGCGCTTCCGGGAGTGGATTATCTCCAGACCTATGCATATAAGGCGGGTCTACTCAAGACCAACGATGAGGTACAGGGAGTGATCCTGAAAGGGCTCGACCAGAGCTTTGATACCACTGCATTTGCAATGCACATGGTGGATGGGCATTTTCCTAAATTTCCTGAGGAGGGCTACGGCACAGAGGTGGCGCTGAGTACTAAAATCGCTAATTATTTAAGTTTAAAAGTGGGCGATGAGGTGCTGGTGTTCTTCATTCAAAATCCACCCCGCTACCGCAACCTGAAAATCACCGGTATCTATGAGACCGGGCTCGAGGATTTTGATGAAAAGGTGATCCTGGGTGATATTAACCTGGTCCGTCGGATCAATGGGTGGGGAGAAAATACCATTGGAGGGATTGAGGTTTTTCTGAATGATCCAGAGACCATGGACGAAGCTGAAACGATGGTTTTTGAGGCGACAAGTTCTGACCTGTATGTAGATAAAGTCAGTGATAAGTATGTGCAGATATTTGACTGGCTGAGATTGCTCAACAGGAATGTGGTCATATTTTTCAGCCTGGTGCTGTTTGTGGCCGCCTTCAACATGGTGTCTATCCTTCTGATCCTCATTATGGAGCGCACCCAGATGATAGGTGTTCTGAAGTCCCTGGGCGCAGCTAATGGCTTGCTCCGACGAATATTCTTCGTCAATGGGCTTGGTCTGATTGTGAGGGGAGTGTTTTGGGGGAATTTACTTGGACTCTCGTTTTGCTGGATACAGGATCGATACAAACTCATTCCATTGGATCCTGCTAATTACTACATGAATCATGTCCCTATTCAGTTTGACCCTACAGCGGTGATTTTGCTTAACCTATTTGTGATTGTGATGACAGCCATAGCCTTGTTCATTCCACTTTCGGTGATTTCAAGGATCAATCCGATCAAATCCATTCGATTCGACTGA
- a CDS encoding exo-beta-N-acetylmuramidase NamZ domain-containing protein — protein sequence MVKQFLIPIFLLFFLSCETKSQENVQILPGASQLDQYLPQLKGKKIGLFANHTSLVGQTHLADTLLSLGIQISTAFSPEHGFLGNKPDGEKIEGEYTERFKLISLYGAHRKPTPEQVASLDLLVVDIQDVGARFYTYASTMTYLMEACAREKVPVLILDRPNPNGSYIDGPVLDIAFTSFVGAHPIPIVHGLTLGELAGMINGEGWLGNGLQCDLSIIPVANWDHSMPYTLPVRPSPNLPNELAVALYPSLALFEGTVVSVGRGTDFPFQIIGHPLYSDSSFSFTPTPNEGSKYPPLEGERCFGLDLTHQPINYGFTLKYLIQFYQDLKGKTENSFFNDYFLKLAGTGSLQEQIEAGWSEQEIKASWEKDLEAYRKLRKNYLLYAE from the coding sequence ATGGTCAAGCAGTTTTTGATACCGATCTTTTTACTTTTCTTCCTTTCATGCGAAACAAAGTCACAAGAGAACGTACAGATTCTGCCCGGAGCCAGTCAGTTGGATCAATACCTACCGCAGCTTAAGGGCAAAAAAATTGGCCTTTTTGCGAACCACACCTCATTGGTTGGTCAGACACATCTTGCAGATACGCTCCTTTCTCTGGGTATTCAAATCAGCACAGCCTTCAGTCCGGAGCATGGTTTTTTGGGCAACAAACCCGATGGTGAAAAAATCGAGGGTGAATACACCGAACGTTTCAAACTAATCTCGCTTTATGGGGCACATCGCAAGCCTACCCCAGAACAAGTAGCATCGTTGGATCTGCTGGTAGTGGACATTCAGGACGTGGGTGCACGATTTTATACCTATGCCAGCACCATGACTTACCTGATGGAAGCCTGTGCCCGGGAAAAGGTGCCTGTACTCATTCTGGACAGACCCAATCCCAATGGAAGCTACATCGATGGTCCTGTGCTGGATATCGCGTTTACTTCTTTCGTGGGGGCTCACCCCATCCCTATTGTGCATGGTCTCACCCTGGGAGAATTGGCCGGTATGATTAATGGTGAAGGCTGGCTAGGCAATGGACTCCAATGCGATCTGAGTATCATTCCGGTAGCCAACTGGGATCACAGCATGCCCTACACTCTTCCTGTCAGACCGTCCCCTAACCTCCCCAATGAATTGGCTGTGGCGCTTTATCCTTCGTTGGCCCTATTTGAAGGCACAGTGGTTTCTGTCGGTAGAGGCACCGATTTTCCATTTCAAATCATTGGGCACCCACTCTATAGTGACTCCAGCTTCTCTTTCACACCCACTCCCAACGAAGGTTCCAAATACCCTCCACTGGAAGGGGAGCGATGCTTTGGACTCGACCTGACCCATCAGCCAATCAACTATGGGTTTACTTTGAAATACCTGATCCAGTTTTATCAGGACCTGAAGGGAAAAACCGAAAACTCTTTCTTTAATGACTACTTTCTGAAGCTGGCAGGAACGGGTTCGCTTCAAGAACAAATAGAAGCAGGCTGGTCTGAACAGGAGATAAAGGCCAGTTGGGAGAAAGATCTGGAGGCCTACAGGAAGCTTAGAAAAAACTATCTCCTGTATGCCGAGTGA
- the fmt gene encoding methionyl-tRNA formyltransferase: MKEKLRIVFMGTPEFAVPCLKRLVEEGCEVVAVVTAPDKPQGRGKKLGTSPVKDYAVSQGIPLLQPTNLKDQTFQEELKHYNADIQIVVAFRMLPETVWSMPPLGSYNLHASLLPDYRGAAPINWAIINGETETGVTTFKLQHEIDTGNILFQVKEPIHQEDNVGTLYERLMNIGAELVVKTVRALETGDYQLAAQKTPTEAKHAPKIFREHCEIDWNRPTEQVRNFIRGLSPYPAAWTTLDGLTFKVYGAEKSPRNHQSSPGTFHSDGKTYLDVGTANGSLNLTEVQLQGKKRMTVGEFLRGYHWNPPAVQ; encoded by the coding sequence ATGAAGGAAAAGTTGAGAATTGTATTCATGGGTACGCCGGAGTTTGCCGTACCCTGCCTGAAAAGGCTCGTTGAAGAAGGCTGCGAAGTGGTGGCGGTGGTCACCGCACCTGACAAACCTCAGGGAAGAGGCAAAAAACTGGGCACTTCTCCCGTTAAAGACTATGCCGTCAGTCAGGGGATCCCATTGCTGCAGCCTACCAATCTCAAGGATCAGACCTTTCAGGAGGAGTTAAAGCACTACAATGCCGATATACAAATAGTGGTAGCCTTCAGAATGCTTCCTGAAACCGTGTGGAGTATGCCCCCTCTGGGCTCCTACAACCTACATGCATCGCTCCTCCCCGATTATCGTGGTGCTGCTCCTATCAACTGGGCCATTATCAATGGAGAAACCGAGACTGGTGTGACCACCTTCAAACTCCAGCACGAAATAGATACCGGAAACATCCTTTTCCAGGTGAAAGAACCCATCCATCAAGAGGATAATGTGGGCACACTCTACGAACGCCTGATGAACATTGGCGCTGAGTTAGTGGTAAAAACAGTACGCGCACTTGAAACAGGTGATTACCAGCTGGCAGCACAAAAGACTCCCACAGAAGCCAAGCATGCACCCAAAATCTTCAGGGAACATTGTGAAATTGACTGGAACAGACCAACTGAGCAGGTTCGAAACTTCATTCGGGGACTGAGCCCATACCCCGCCGCTTGGACCACGTTGGATGGACTGACGTTCAAAGTATATGGTGCGGAGAAATCGCCAAGGAACCATCAATCCTCACCTGGGACTTTTCATTCCGATGGCAAAACCTACCTGGATGTGGGTACTGCCAATGGCTCTCTCAACCTTACCGAAGTACAGCTACAGGGGAAAAAGCGCATGACGGTGGGTGAGTTCCTGAGGGGCTACCACTGGAATCCTCCGGCTGTCCAATAA
- a CDS encoding SDR family oxidoreductase, with the protein MTKIADKVIMITGASSGIGEALAYQMAEAGARLILSARRKEELDRVKSACSHQENIRILPLDLADAFAISQKAKEAESFFDRVDILVSCGGISQRDKVIHTKMEVDRQIMEVNYFGTIALTKALLPGMVKRKSGHQVVITSAVGIVSTPFRSSYAASKHALHGFYDALRAEHHADGLKVSIILPGYVKTKISFNALMGDGSKQDKMDNAQDNGLSPEECAAKIIRAVERDKEEVYIGGFREVTGIYLKRFVPGLFSKIIRKTAVT; encoded by the coding sequence ATGACCAAAATAGCGGACAAGGTAATCATGATCACCGGAGCTTCCTCTGGTATTGGTGAGGCATTGGCCTATCAAATGGCAGAGGCGGGCGCCAGGCTGATCCTTTCTGCCCGAAGAAAAGAAGAGCTGGATCGTGTAAAATCTGCATGTAGCCATCAGGAAAACATCCGCATTCTACCCTTGGATCTGGCCGATGCATTTGCCATCTCCCAAAAGGCCAAAGAGGCAGAATCTTTTTTCGATCGGGTCGATATTCTGGTCAGTTGCGGTGGGATCAGCCAGCGTGACAAAGTCATCCACACCAAGATGGAAGTAGACCGCCAAATCATGGAGGTCAATTACTTTGGGACCATAGCCCTGACGAAAGCACTGCTACCCGGAATGGTCAAAAGAAAGTCAGGCCATCAGGTGGTTATCACCTCGGCCGTTGGGATCGTCAGTACTCCTTTTCGATCATCATATGCCGCTTCCAAACATGCACTACATGGTTTTTATGATGCCCTCAGGGCGGAACACCATGCAGACGGGCTCAAAGTGAGCATCATTTTGCCTGGTTATGTGAAAACCAAAATCAGCTTCAATGCATTGATGGGTGACGGTAGCAAACAAGATAAAATGGACAATGCTCAGGACAATGGCCTGTCACCAGAGGAATGTGCTGCCAAAATAATCAGAGCCGTAGAGCGCGACAAGGAAGAAGTCTATATTGGTGGCTTCCGGGAGGTCACCGGCATTTACCTGAAACGCTTTGTACCAGGGCTTTTCTCTAAAATCATCAGGAAAACTGCCGTCACTTAA
- a CDS encoding polyprenol monophosphomannose synthase, which translates to MHKNLVIIPTYNEKDNIREITAAVMGLAVPFDLLIIDDGSPDGTAEIVKELQTQWPEKLHLIERAGKLGLGTAYIRGFQYALEHGYDYVFEMDADFSHNPQDLISLYQTCADEGADLAIGSRYIKGVNVVNWPMGRVLMSYFASIYVRLVTGIPIMDTTAGFKCYHRSVLETIDPEKISFIGYAFQIEMKFTAWKHGFKIVEVPIIFTERAKGSSKMSKGIFKEAVFGVLEMKIRSLFRKYEPHQSLIR; encoded by the coding sequence GTGCACAAGAATCTGGTCATTATACCAACCTACAATGAGAAAGATAACATCCGTGAAATCACTGCTGCAGTGATGGGTTTGGCTGTTCCTTTTGATTTGTTGATTATTGATGACGGATCACCGGATGGCACTGCGGAGATTGTGAAGGAACTACAGACACAGTGGCCTGAAAAACTACATCTGATAGAGCGTGCAGGGAAACTGGGGCTTGGTACTGCCTACATCAGGGGGTTTCAGTACGCTTTGGAACATGGTTACGACTATGTCTTTGAGATGGATGCAGACTTCTCACACAACCCTCAGGATCTCATCTCCCTGTACCAGACCTGTGCAGATGAGGGTGCCGACTTGGCCATAGGTTCGCGATACATCAAAGGAGTGAATGTGGTCAACTGGCCTATGGGCAGGGTACTGATGTCGTATTTTGCCAGCATCTATGTACGCCTGGTCACCGGTATACCTATCATGGATACCACCGCCGGATTTAAATGTTACCATCGGTCTGTCCTGGAAACCATCGACCCTGAGAAAATCAGCTTTATAGGCTACGCCTTTCAGATAGAAATGAAGTTTACGGCCTGGAAGCATGGCTTCAAAATAGTGGAGGTGCCCATCATCTTTACCGAACGAGCCAAAGGCAGCTCAAAAATGTCAAAAGGAATCTTTAAGGAAGCCGTTTTCGGGGTACTGGAAATGAAAATCAGAAGTCTTTTCAGAAAGTACGAGCCACATCAAAGCTTAATCCGGTAG